The following coding sequences are from one Clostridioides difficile ATCC 9689 = DSM 1296 window:
- a CDS encoding viroplasmin family protein, which yields MAKQKFYAVKKGKNIGVYNTWDECKKQVNGFSGAEYKSFSTFQEAKEYIDGSEKLSFQEDKEFIEAYVDGSYEHSVKMYGSGVVILKNNEVIKTYSEKGKEKTLVSMRNVAGEIEASKIAMQYCIDNNVQNLILYFDYEGIEKWCTGVWKTNKEGTIAYKNFYDSIKNKLNVKFTKVKAHSGNKYNEEADKLAKKAIGV from the coding sequence TTGGCAAAACAAAAGTTTTATGCTGTGAAAAAAGGTAAAAATATAGGTGTATATAATACATGGGATGAGTGCAAAAAACAAGTAAATGGATTCTCAGGAGCTGAATATAAGAGTTTTTCTACTTTTCAAGAAGCTAAAGAATATATTGATGGGTCAGAAAAATTGAGTTTTCAAGAAGATAAGGAGTTTATAGAAGCATATGTAGATGGAAGTTATGAACATTCAGTAAAAATGTATGGTTCGGGTGTTGTGATTTTAAAAAATAATGAAGTTATAAAAACTTATAGTGAAAAAGGAAAAGAGAAAACTTTAGTAAGTATGAGAAATGTAGCTGGAGAGATAGAGGCTTCTAAAATTGCAATGCAGTACTGTATTGACAATAATGTTCAAAACTTGATTTTATACTTTGACTATGAAGGGATTGAAAAGTGGTGTACTGGAGTTTGGAAAACAAATAAAGAAGGAACTATAGCATATAAAAATTTCTATGACAGTATTAAGAATAAGCTTAATGTAAAATTTACAAAGGTTAAAGCTCATTCTGGAAATAAGTATAATGAGGAAGCTGATAAATTAGCTAAAAAAGCTATTGGTGTATAA
- a CDS encoding MORN repeat-containing protein → MNLSKEYVNLYDNYLKYINEVNKEIRSIKNMKKRVLKRGDFAPENEVLELEGKTIRDIDDVDTKKPKNKIYKFSNGDVYVGKFLEGKMEGKGSYTFFVDEGTVMEYIGEFKEDKKNGKGNFIFSNGNEYIGYFEEDMMSGIGNMLYSSKDEYIGTWKNGKKDGKGIYKWSDGCIYAGEFKGGKMEGYGICYNSKGEVLYEGEWKNNLIHGKGTYIWEKGKKYIGEFMHGKKHGQGTFYLNNELVYEGTWKFDKPSIFDRTLDEIFSLRL, encoded by the coding sequence ATGAATTTATCTAAAGAATATGTTAATTTGTATGATAATTATTTGAAATATATAAATGAAGTAAACAAAGAGATTAGAAGTATAAAGAACATGAAGAAACGTGTTTTAAAAAGGGGCGATTTTGCTCCAGAAAATGAAGTATTAGAATTGGAAGGAAAAACAATACGCGATATAGATGATGTCGATACAAAAAAACCAAAAAATAAAATCTATAAATTTTCAAATGGGGATGTATATGTAGGGAAATTCTTAGAGGGAAAGATGGAGGGGAAAGGCTCATATACTTTTTTTGTAGATGAAGGAACAGTTATGGAGTACATAGGAGAATTTAAAGAAGATAAAAAAAATGGAAAAGGAAACTTTATATTTTCAAATGGAAATGAATATATAGGTTATTTTGAGGAAGATATGATGAGCGGTATTGGAAATATGTTATATAGTAGTAAAGATGAATATATTGGAACTTGGAAAAACGGAAAAAAAGATGGAAAAGGTATTTATAAGTGGAGTGATGGATGTATATATGCAGGTGAATTTAAAGGTGGAAAGATGGAAGGGTACGGTATTTGCTATAATAGTAAAGGGGAAGTACTTTATGAAGGAGAATGGAAGAATAATTTGATTCATGGTAAGGGAACTTATATATGGGAAAAAGGTAAAAAGTATATAGGTGAATTTATGCATGGTAAAAAACATGGGCAAGGAACTTTTTATCTAAATAATGAATTGGTTTATGAAGGGACTTGGAAATTTGATAAGCCATCTATATTTGATAGAACATTAGATGAAATATTTTCCTTGAGACTGTAG
- a CDS encoding YitT family protein yields the protein MSEVKNTLQKHPVLRYSTMLFGMLMTSIGINGFLRPAHLLSGGATGIATSINYLTNINVGLLTFLINIPIFILGFIYLEKEFCISSLVNMIVFSLLLGATQEISNIIPIHDILLQSVYGGILSGLGVGVVFRTRSSQGGTDIIAAILKIKKNIEMKDTALAINGLIVLTGSFLFGLDLALYTLIGLFLNAYSMSFIKDAMNYQKSVMVMSNEVDLIAEDIMKSLVRGVTFLDAEGAYTHQKKKIIYTIVSSNEIPKIKDIALKYDKKAFISVNDVTEVKGRGFKAKDL from the coding sequence ATGAGTGAAGTTAAGAATACCCTACAAAAACATCCAGTTTTAAGATATTCAACAATGCTATTTGGGATGTTGATGACATCTATAGGAATAAATGGGTTCTTAAGACCAGCACATCTACTTAGTGGAGGTGCTACAGGTATAGCAACATCTATAAACTATTTGACAAATATAAATGTAGGTTTATTAACATTTTTAATCAATATTCCAATATTTATCTTAGGGTTCATATACCTTGAAAAAGAGTTTTGTATTTCAAGTTTGGTAAATATGATTGTATTTTCATTATTATTAGGAGCAACTCAGGAAATAAGTAATATTATACCTATACATGATATATTGCTTCAAAGTGTATATGGTGGTATATTATCTGGTTTAGGAGTCGGAGTTGTATTTAGAACTAGGTCTTCTCAAGGTGGTACAGATATAATAGCTGCAATACTAAAAATTAAGAAGAATATAGAAATGAAAGACACTGCTTTAGCAATAAATGGCTTGATAGTACTTACAGGAAGTTTTTTATTTGGGTTGGATTTAGCATTATACACTCTTATAGGTCTATTTCTAAATGCGTATTCAATGAGTTTTATTAAAGATGCAATGAATTACCAAAAATCTGTTATGGTAATGTCAAATGAAGTCGATTTAATAGCAGAAGATATAATGAAGAGTTTAGTTAGAGGTGTAACTTTTTTAGATGCAGAAGGTGCATACACTCATCAAAAAAAGAAGATTATATATACAATAGTTTCATCAAATGAGATACCAAAGATAAAAGATATAGCTTTGAAGTATGATAAAAAGGCCTTTATATCTGTAAATGATGTTACAGAAGTAAAGGGAAGAGGGTTTAAAGCAAAAGATTTATAG
- a CDS encoding VanW family protein, protein MSNVNKKLVIAIGAVALVVIIFIGIMCMQFKGEKIAKNTYVNGVNIGKLTKSQAKQELAKKYKLENVDFNYNDKSWKVKSKDLNLSTDLDKTVENAYNLNRKSAFFGNLSKTISANFGKKSNLVVVINYDKNKLKAEMEKIAKEIDVDVKDATLDISGEKVKVIPDSDGLKMDISKSMENFDNQTKKGNYKNELVVKATPAKVKKEQLANIDTNLGTYSTTFKTSQINRSINIKLATDNISNVLLMPGETFSFNKHTGKRSKENGYKSAPVIMEGEMEEDYGGGVCQVSSTLYNSVLYAGLEIVNVKNHTIPSSYVPKGRDATVADSGIDFLFKNNLKHPVYIKNYVSGNQIVCNIYGSAEDKQNITISTKLDGVSQTTMKRVNDPTMPKGKEKVDKSGRNAYSVSTYRTFNDANGKKIKTEKIANSYYPKKEGIILVGTMEPKPEEKPNTDENKNNQNTNNQNPNNQQKPETPPTDNKPNETQPQPQA, encoded by the coding sequence ATGAGTAATGTGAACAAAAAGCTAGTTATAGCTATTGGAGCTGTAGCATTAGTAGTAATAATTTTTATAGGCATAATGTGCATGCAATTTAAAGGGGAGAAAATAGCAAAAAACACATATGTTAATGGAGTAAATATTGGAAAATTAACTAAATCACAAGCAAAACAGGAATTAGCTAAAAAATACAAATTAGAGAATGTTGATTTTAATTACAATGATAAAAGTTGGAAAGTAAAGAGCAAAGATTTAAATTTATCTACTGACCTGGATAAAACAGTAGAAAACGCATATAATTTAAATAGAAAGAGTGCTTTCTTTGGCAATCTATCAAAAACTATTTCAGCAAATTTTGGCAAAAAAAGCAACTTAGTAGTTGTGATAAATTATGATAAAAATAAATTAAAAGCAGAAATGGAAAAGATAGCTAAAGAAATAGATGTAGATGTAAAAGATGCTACACTTGATATAAGTGGTGAAAAAGTCAAGGTTATACCAGATTCTGATGGTCTTAAAATGGATATTTCTAAGAGTATGGAGAATTTTGATAATCAAACTAAAAAAGGTAACTATAAAAATGAGTTAGTAGTAAAAGCTACTCCAGCAAAAGTAAAAAAAGAGCAACTTGCTAATATAGATACAAATTTAGGTACGTATTCAACAACATTTAAAACTTCTCAAATAAATAGAAGTATAAACATAAAATTAGCAACAGATAATATAAGTAATGTATTACTTATGCCAGGAGAAACTTTCTCATTTAATAAACATACAGGGAAAAGAAGTAAGGAAAATGGATATAAAAGTGCACCTGTAATAATGGAAGGTGAGATGGAAGAAGATTATGGTGGAGGAGTTTGTCAAGTTTCATCTACGTTATACAATTCTGTGTTATACGCAGGTTTAGAAATTGTTAATGTAAAAAATCATACTATACCGTCAAGTTATGTTCCAAAAGGAAGAGATGCAACTGTTGCAGATAGTGGAATAGATTTCTTATTTAAAAATAATCTAAAGCATCCAGTTTACATAAAAAATTACGTTTCAGGAAATCAAATTGTTTGCAATATATATGGAAGTGCAGAAGATAAACAAAATATAACAATATCAACAAAATTAGATGGCGTTTCACAAACTACAATGAAAAGAGTTAATGACCCTACAATGCCTAAAGGTAAAGAAAAAGTAGACAAAAGTGGAAGAAATGCATATTCTGTATCAACATATAGAACATTTAATGATGCAAATGGTAAAAAAATTAAAACTGAAAAAATAGCTAATTCATATTATCCTAAGAAGGAAGGTATTATATTAGTTGGGACTATGGAACCAAAACCAGAGGAAAAACCAAATACAGACGAAAATAAGAATAATCAAAATACAAACAATCAAAATCCAAATAATCAACAAAAACCAGAAACACCACCAACTGATAATAAGCCTAATGAGACACAACCACAACCGCAAGCTTAA
- a CDS encoding GAF domain-containing protein, with translation MNLNNITNYVQSICENISNVLDVDVTLVTKDLTRIAGTGIFRGKIGETISEKSVYSLVLKDGKSYVINKEIEENCNKCANRENCKELADICTPVKMGEHILGILGIAAFNEEQKEKILSKDKELTAFVRSMSDLISFKLDELYKQEVKTIDDLEREAIENAIKKYGSNTEGMKKVAEALNIGIATLYRKVKKFNIKS, from the coding sequence TTGAATTTAAATAATATAACGAATTACGTTCAAAGTATTTGCGAGAATATTTCTAATGTCTTGGATGTAGATGTTACTTTAGTTACAAAAGATTTAACTAGGATAGCAGGTACAGGAATATTCAGAGGTAAAATAGGAGAGACAATATCAGAGAAGTCAGTGTACTCTCTTGTTTTAAAAGATGGGAAATCCTATGTTATAAATAAAGAAATAGAAGAGAACTGTAATAAATGTGCAAATAGAGAAAATTGTAAAGAGTTAGCTGATATATGTACTCCCGTTAAAATGGGAGAGCATATACTTGGAATCTTGGGTATAGCTGCGTTTAATGAAGAACAAAAAGAAAAGATACTTTCAAAAGATAAGGAGTTAACTGCTTTTGTAAGGAGTATGTCTGATTTAATATCTTTTAAACTAGATGAACTTTATAAACAAGAAGTTAAGACTATAGATGACCTTGAGAGGGAAGCTATAGAAAATGCCATAAAGAAATATGGAAGTAATACAGAAGGTATGAAAAAAGTAGCTGAGGCATTAAATATAGGTATAGCTACACTCTATAGAAAAGTAAAAAAATTCAACATTAAAAGTTAA
- a CDS encoding tetratricopeptide repeat protein, which produces MEVSIILVKDIKQDIESMPRKILDISLIEDNKSDLTFFNIEEEDGDETLKALKQSYVTTNYKEETLLNLQGALNSKSDTTSKELKLESYKRYNNALDLAYKNYITSAINMVNKALEINPKDIDILNLRGLLKLLKCDFAKSFESFYTALCYENNHISRKYVNLISSEDFKTFLGRYNHSIRFINEELNYESIHILENIIEEEPELIEPYVILSLLYDKLGNVKKREGYLDKLKELDKDNPVFEKNEEEKEDTSKKEEIKKVKRKKSILPYIIVGCVLIGMGIYLIQSKKRIENLNNQISSKEEKLSETDKKLGETSKKLEKTNKELNEVKNKEPEREITVADEEDLYYQALNLKKNKEYEKAIDNFKSVVSSGKTKKYISESIYQLAITNKLLGNKDEAIKYYKKYINTYTKNDQYYDDSYYELGMLYYDNGDLKNAQQTFYSLRSEVPDSMYNNSKIKEILSEK; this is translated from the coding sequence GTGGAGGTGAGTATTATTTTAGTTAAAGATATAAAACAAGACATAGAAAGCATGCCTAGAAAAATTTTAGATATATCTTTGATAGAAGATAATAAAAGTGATTTGACTTTTTTTAATATAGAAGAAGAAGACGGTGATGAAACATTAAAAGCATTAAAACAGAGTTATGTGACTACAAATTATAAAGAAGAAACTCTATTAAACTTGCAAGGAGCTTTAAATTCAAAGTCAGATACAACGTCTAAGGAGTTAAAATTAGAATCATATAAAAGATATAACAATGCATTGGATTTAGCATATAAAAATTATATAACTAGTGCCATTAATATGGTTAATAAAGCTCTGGAGATAAATCCTAAAGACATTGATATACTAAATCTTAGAGGTCTTTTAAAATTATTAAAATGTGATTTTGCTAAATCATTTGAGAGTTTTTATACTGCTTTATGTTATGAAAATAATCATATATCTAGAAAATATGTAAATCTAATTTCATCTGAAGATTTTAAAACTTTTTTAGGAAGATACAATCATTCTATAAGATTTATAAATGAAGAATTAAATTATGAGTCAATACATATTTTAGAGAACATAATTGAAGAAGAACCTGAACTAATAGAGCCATATGTAATTTTATCTTTGTTATATGATAAACTAGGTAATGTAAAAAAGAGAGAAGGATATTTAGACAAACTTAAAGAGCTAGATAAAGATAATCCTGTATTTGAAAAAAATGAAGAAGAAAAAGAAGATACAAGTAAAAAGGAAGAAATAAAAAAAGTAAAAAGAAAGAAAAGTATTTTGCCATATATTATAGTTGGCTGTGTTTTAATAGGTATGGGGATATATTTGATTCAAAGCAAAAAGAGAATAGAAAACTTGAATAACCAAATAAGTAGTAAAGAGGAAAAGTTAAGTGAAACTGATAAAAAGTTAGGAGAAACGAGTAAAAAATTAGAAAAAACGAATAAGGAATTAAATGAGGTTAAAAATAAAGAACCAGAAAGAGAGATAACTGTAGCTGATGAGGAAGATTTATATTATCAAGCTCTAAATTTAAAGAAAAACAAAGAATATGAAAAAGCCATAGATAATTTTAAAAGTGTAGTTTCTTCTGGTAAAACTAAAAAATATATTTCTGAGTCAATATATCAATTAGCAATAACAAATAAATTATTAGGAAATAAGGATGAAGCTATAAAATATTACAAAAAATATATAAATACTTATACTAAAAATGACCAGTATTATGATGATTCATATTACGAGTTGGGTATGCTTTATTATGATAATGGCGATTTAAAAAATGCACAACAGACTTTTTATAGTTTGAGAAGTGAAGTTCCAGACAGTATGTATAACAATTCAAAAATAAAAGAAATTTTAAGTGAAAAATAG
- a CDS encoding LrgB family protein, whose product MYNVLQTPVFGIIVTIVFFNLGRYIQRKTSNPICNPLLIAIVGIILFLSISKIPYENYKIGADSLNFFLGPVTVVLAVPLYKQFELFKKHMFEIIVGIGCGIVISFVSVLIIGKIANSDVSIINSLIPKSITTPMGISLANSLNGIESITVVAIIFTGIFGGMVASTVFKLGNINHPVAKGIALGTSAHALGTTKAFELGEIEGAMSGVSIGVSGTITVILIPIIMNFI is encoded by the coding sequence ATGTATAATGTATTACAGACACCAGTATTTGGTATAATAGTAACAATAGTTTTTTTCAATTTAGGAAGATACATTCAACGAAAAACAAGTAATCCTATATGTAACCCTTTATTAATTGCAATCGTAGGAATAATATTGTTTTTAAGCATATCTAAAATCCCTTATGAGAATTACAAGATAGGAGCTGATAGTCTAAATTTCTTTTTAGGTCCTGTCACAGTAGTACTTGCAGTTCCACTTTATAAACAATTTGAATTATTTAAAAAGCATATGTTTGAGATTATTGTAGGAATAGGTTGTGGTATAGTGATTTCTTTTGTATCTGTATTGATAATTGGCAAAATAGCTAATTCAGATGTAAGTATAATAAATTCACTAATTCCAAAATCTATAACAACACCAATGGGAATATCTTTAGCAAATTCTTTAAATGGTATAGAATCAATAACAGTTGTAGCCATAATTTTTACAGGTATTTTTGGTGGTATGGTTGCTTCTACAGTATTCAAACTGGGGAATATAAATCATCCAGTTGCTAAAGGAATTGCTCTTGGAACATCTGCACATGCTTTAGGAACTACAAAGGCTTTTGAACTTGGAGAAATAGAAGGAGCTATGAGTGGTGTTTCTATTGGAGTCTCTGGTACAATTACAGTAATACTAATTCCAATTATAATGAATTTTATATAA
- a CDS encoding polysaccharide deacetylase family protein: protein MTSWKKKTVYKCLIAVVLFCGIVLISNFSKVSALMMDTNGNVLIKHGSREKKLIAITFDDGPHPKETSQVLDVLKKYNVKATFFIAGKHAKWYKEPLVRASKEGHEIGNHTFNHPDISNLSSSQIEEEIVKCEDILKEVTGKKPTLFRPPFGSYREKELIEIAKKHDYKVVLWTGVDVKDWKNPGANSIADKIINKVQNGDIILLHDYATNDTVEALDMFIPKMIEKGFKFVTVSELIK, encoded by the coding sequence ATGACATCATGGAAAAAAAAGACAGTATATAAGTGCTTAATAGCAGTAGTCTTGTTTTGTGGAATAGTGTTAATATCTAATTTTAGTAAAGTTTCTGCTTTGATGATGGATACTAATGGAAATGTTTTGATTAAACATGGTTCAAGGGAAAAAAAGCTAATAGCAATTACCTTTGATGATGGTCCTCATCCTAAAGAAACTAGTCAAGTTTTAGATGTATTAAAGAAATACAATGTAAAAGCTACTTTTTTTATAGCTGGAAAACATGCAAAATGGTATAAAGAACCATTAGTAAGAGCAAGTAAAGAAGGTCACGAGATAGGAAATCATACTTTCAATCATCCTGATATAAGTAATTTAAGTTCTAGTCAGATAGAAGAGGAGATTGTTAAGTGTGAAGACATTTTGAAAGAAGTAACTGGAAAAAAACCGACATTATTTAGACCACCATTTGGAAGTTATAGAGAAAAAGAATTAATAGAAATTGCAAAAAAGCATGACTATAAAGTTGTTTTATGGACAGGTGTAGATGTGAAAGATTGGAAAAATCCAGGAGCTAATAGCATTGCAGATAAAATAATTAATAAAGTACAAAATGGAGATATAATACTTTTGCATGATTATGCAACTAATGATACAGTTGAAGCTTTAGATATGTTTATTCCAAAAATGATTGAAAAAGGTTTTAAATTTGTAACAGTTTCTGAGTTGATAAAATAA
- a CDS encoding CAP domain-containing protein, with product MKRLIALVLVVLIVLFYSPELLKEGYDLKEKFFQSEIWNEFLDKININDNSKKDKKEKSQNLQSNNTEGENLGESDIKNFEKISLGDNLSYVLSSIGKPGRIDISEYGFDWYVYNQYGKEFAMVGLENDEVVALYSNSINSCENQDIKLNQDRQTVRTKITPLKYKRKGNTRYIINSENQYDIISKEGKYITIFYDIHEENRVCSYLIIDKSTEDEFKNLYPDDSEELKKCFELEVIDLVNSVRNQRGLNSLRYSEQATLSSIKHSEDMRDNNFFDHVNKKNETPFDRMKREGIVYTSAGENIAAGQINAIYAHEAWMNSEGHRKNILGNYNNIGVGVIFGGSYKTYYTQNFYK from the coding sequence TTGAAGAGATTAATTGCTTTAGTGTTAGTAGTACTTATTGTTTTATTTTATAGTCCTGAATTATTAAAAGAAGGATATGATTTAAAAGAAAAGTTTTTTCAAAGTGAAATATGGAATGAATTTTTAGACAAAATAAATATAAATGATAATTCTAAGAAAGATAAAAAAGAAAAAAGTCAAAATTTACAATCAAATAATACTGAAGGGGAGAACTTAGGAGAGTCAGATATAAAGAATTTTGAAAAAATAAGCTTAGGAGATAATTTAAGCTATGTTTTATCAAGTATTGGTAAACCTGGTAGAATTGATATTAGTGAATATGGTTTTGATTGGTACGTATATAATCAATATGGAAAAGAATTTGCAATGGTTGGACTTGAAAATGATGAAGTAGTAGCACTTTATAGTAATTCTATTAATTCATGTGAAAATCAAGATATAAAACTAAATCAAGATAGACAAACAGTGAGAACTAAGATTACACCATTAAAATATAAGAGAAAAGGAAATACCAGATATATAATAAACTCAGAAAATCAATATGATATAATAAGTAAGGAAGGTAAGTATATTACAATTTTCTACGATATTCATGAAGAAAATAGAGTCTGTTCATATTTAATAATTGATAAAAGCACTGAAGATGAGTTTAAAAATTTATATCCAGATGATAGCGAAGAACTTAAAAAATGTTTTGAACTTGAAGTTATAGACCTTGTAAATAGTGTTAGAAATCAAAGAGGGTTAAACTCATTGAGATACAGTGAACAGGCAACTTTGAGTTCAATAAAACATAGTGAAGATATGAGAGATAATAATTTTTTTGACCATGTAAATAAGAAGAATGAAACTCCATTTGACAGAATGAAAAGAGAAGGTATAGTATATACTTCAGCTGGAGAAAACATAGCAGCAGGACAGATTAATGCAATATATGCGCATGAAGCTTGGATGAACTCTGAAGGACATAGAAAAAATATTTTGGGGAACTATAATAATATTGGAGTTGGAGTAATATTTGGAGGAAGCTATAAAACATATTACACTCAAAATTTTTATAAATAA
- a CDS encoding peroxiredoxin, whose amino-acid sequence MPNLPSLGSKAPDFKANTTNGPIRLSDYKGNWIVLFSHPGDFTPVCTTEFLCFAKYYDEFKKRNTELIGLSVDSNSSHLAWMYNISLLTGVEIPFPIIEDRDMRIAKLYGMISKPMSDTSTVRSVFIIDNNQILRTILYYPLTTGRNIPEILRIVDALQTSDRDNIVTPANWFPGMPVILPYPKNYKELKNRVNSCNKKYSCMDWYLCFVPDNYNDEEVSKKIDNTCSWKKEHTKNIENECNCEHEHHDYLNKALDCKQEHKTDIKDDCNHEKKHTKNTNKVHNSKQDKFKDKSCDEMNFNYDKDESCDKINSSYDKEDSSYEDFYKHNYKNYDYTSEKNTKKIAMKTLKDSKKLVRPQITDPYNPIVENANCPDINPIVAEYVLGNPTNVDAQLLDAVIFAFAEIDQSGNLFIPYPRFLNQLLALKGEKPSLKVIVAIGGWGAEGFSDAALTPTSRYNFARQVNQMINEYALDGIDIDWEYPGSSASGITSRPQDRENFTLLLTAIRDVIGDDKWLSVAGTGDRGYINSSAEIDKIAPIIDYFNLMSYDFTAGETGPNGRKHQANLFDSDLSLPGYSVDAMVRNLENAGMPSEKILLGIPFYGRLGATITRTYDELRRDYINKNGYEYRFDNTAQVPYLVKDGDFAMSYDDALSIFLKTQYVLRNCLGGVFSWTSTYDQANILARTMSIGINDPEVLKEELEGIYGQF is encoded by the coding sequence ATGCCAAATTTGCCAAGTTTAGGGTCAAAGGCTCCTGATTTTAAAGCCAATACAACAAATGGTCCTATTAGACTCTCTGACTATAAGGGTAATTGGATTGTTTTATTTTCACATCCTGGTGATTTTACACCAGTTTGTACTACAGAATTTTTATGTTTTGCTAAATATTATGACGAATTTAAAAAAAGAAATACAGAACTAATTGGTCTAAGTGTTGATAGTAACAGTTCACATTTAGCTTGGATGTATAATATTTCTTTACTTACAGGTGTAGAAATTCCATTTCCTATTATAGAAGATAGAGATATGAGAATTGCCAAGTTATACGGCATGATATCAAAACCAATGAGTGATACATCAACTGTTCGCTCTGTATTTATTATAGATAATAATCAAATTCTAAGAACGATTCTTTATTATCCACTAACTACAGGAAGAAATATTCCAGAAATACTTAGAATAGTAGATGCACTTCAGACTAGTGATAGAGATAATATAGTTACTCCTGCAAACTGGTTTCCTGGAATGCCAGTGATTTTACCTTATCCTAAAAACTATAAGGAATTAAAAAATAGAGTTAACAGTTGTAATAAGAAATATTCATGTATGGACTGGTACTTATGTTTTGTACCAGATAATTATAATGATGAAGAAGTGAGCAAGAAAATTGATAATACTTGTAGCTGGAAAAAAGAACATACTAAAAACATTGAAAATGAATGTAACTGTGAACATGAACATCATGACTACCTGAACAAAGCTCTTGATTGTAAACAAGAACACAAGACTGATATTAAAGATGATTGCAACCATGAGAAAAAACATACTAAAAATACTAACAAAGTTCACAACTCCAAACAAGATAAGTTTAAAGATAAGTCTTGTGATGAAATGAATTTTAACTATGATAAAGATGAATCTTGCGACAAAATAAATTCTAGCTATGATAAAGAAGATAGTAGTTATGAAGATTTCTATAAACATAATTATAAAAACTACGATTATACTAGCGAAAAAAATACTAAAAAAATAGCTATGAAAACTTTAAAAGATTCAAAAAAATTAGTTAGACCACAAATAACAGACCCATACAATCCAATAGTTGAAAATGCAAACTGTCCAGATATAAATCCAATTGTAGCAGAATATGTTCTTGGAAATCCAACTAATGTAGATGCTCAACTATTAGATGCAGTTATATTTGCTTTTGCTGAGATAGACCAGTCTGGAAATTTGTTTATTCCTTATCCTAGATTTTTAAATCAATTACTTGCTCTTAAAGGTGAAAAACCTAGCTTAAAAGTAATTGTAGCTATTGGAGGTTGGGGAGCTGAAGGATTCTCTGATGCAGCATTAACACCTACATCTAGATATAATTTTGCAAGACAGGTCAATCAGATGATAAATGAATATGCTTTAGATGGAATAGATATAGACTGGGAATATCCTGGAAGTAGTGCATCTGGAATAACATCAAGACCTCAAGATAGAGAAAACTTTACACTCTTACTAACTGCCATAAGAGATGTTATAGGAGATGATAAATGGCTTAGTGTAGCTGGAACAGGAGATAGAGGATATATAAATTCAAGTGCTGAAATAGATAAAATAGCTCCTATAATAGATTATTTTAATCTTATGAGTTATGATTTTACAGCAGGTGAAACAGGCCCAAATGGTAGAAAACATCAAGCAAATCTTTTTGATTCAGACTTATCTTTGCCAGGATATAGTGTTGATGCAATGGTAAGAAATCTTGAGAATGCTGGAATGCCTTCTGAAAAAATCCTTCTTGGTATACCATTTTATGGAAGATTAGGTGCTACTATAACAAGAACTTATGATGAGCTTAGAAGGGATTATATAAATAAAAATGGATATGAATATAGATTTGATAATACTGCTCAAGTTCCATATTTAGTTAAGGATGGAGATTTTGCAATGTCATATGATGATGCTTTATCAATATTCTTAAAAACTCAATATGTTCTTAGAAATTGTCTAGGTGGTGTATTCTCATGGACATCAACTTATGACCAAGCAAATATACTGGCTAGAACCATGTCTATTGGTATAAATGACCCTGAAGTATTAAAAGAAGAACTTGAAGGTATTTATGGGCAATTCTAA
- a CDS encoding CidA/LrgA family protein — MKVFNQLVIILSIWVIGEYISSFIQGIILIPGSIVGMLLLFLLLQFKVLDLSSIENVSGFFLDNMAIFFIPAGVSLIKSLDLIRENVLVLLLVICLSTLIVMYTTGIIVEKMIKKKEEGQKNV, encoded by the coding sequence ATGAAAGTTTTCAATCAATTAGTAATAATTTTATCTATCTGGGTAATAGGAGAGTATATAAGTTCCTTTATACAAGGAATTATACTTATTCCTGGGAGTATAGTTGGTATGCTATTATTATTTCTACTACTACAATTTAAAGTTTTAGACTTGAGTAGTATAGAAAATGTAAGTGGATTTTTCCTCGATAATATGGCTATATTTTTTATTCCAGCAGGTGTATCACTTATAAAGTCATTAGACCTAATAAGGGAAAATGTATTAGTGCTTTTATTAGTCATATGTTTAAGTACACTAATAGTAATGTATACTACTGGAATTATTGTGGAGAAAATGATAAAAAAGAAGGAAGAAGGACAAAAAAATGTATAA